From Staphylothermus hellenicus DSM 12710, a single genomic window includes:
- a CDS encoding cysteine hydrolase family protein translates to MKPALIVIDMLEEFVHGRLKSPDAEKIVPNIKKLIDTARNNGIPVIYVADRHFPVDHELKLWGEHALINSEESRIIKELEPTSRDYVLYKRSYSGFRDTGLDMLLRDLGIDTVFLTGIHTHICVLHTAWDAFYYGYNIYVVKDAVAAFSREDHEYALKYMEKNYGAKIVDTKEALKLLGSKA, encoded by the coding sequence GTGAAGCCTGCACTAATAGTTATTGATATGCTTGAAGAATTTGTTCATGGAAGACTTAAGAGCCCTGATGCTGAAAAAATTGTTCCAAACATTAAGAAACTAATAGATACTGCGAGAAACAATGGTATCCCAGTAATATATGTTGCTGACAGGCATTTCCCAGTAGATCACGAACTCAAACTATGGGGTGAACACGCATTAATAAATAGTGAAGAATCAAGAATAATAAAAGAACTTGAACCAACAAGTAGGGACTATGTATTATATAAGAGGAGCTATAGCGGCTTCAGAGATACCGGGCTAGACATGTTATTGAGAGATCTAGGAATAGACACAGTATTCTTAACAGGAATACATACACATATATGTGTTCTACACACAGCATGGGATGCATTCTATTATGGATACAATATATACGTTGTAAAAGATGCTGTAGCAGCCTTCAGCCGGGAAGACCACGAATATGCTTTGAAATATATGGAGAAAAACTATGGAGCTAAAATAGTAGATACAAAGGAGGCACTCAAGCTTCTTGGGAGTAAGGCTTGA
- the dph5 gene encoding diphthine synthase produces the protein MLYFIGLGLSINHLTLEAIDALRNADKVYIDTYTNIVPDFSLDKLVGLVGEEKEFVMAKRELLEGKNIYYIVEEASKKNIAILVPGDPFIATTHDAIRVEALRRGVKIRVVNGLSIYSLAPSRTGLQAYRFGKTVTLVYPDYFKPYSTIETIYDNLDRNLHTLLLLDLKIEENKAMTIPEAIDILIELDERRVLENIIGVGLAQLGSSMEKIVADRLADLKKYAYPSPPHSIIIVAKPHPVELDNLYYVCGLPEHLYRRYSVSKTYP, from the coding sequence ATGCTCTACTTTATCGGCTTAGGTTTATCAATAAATCATTTAACCCTTGAAGCAATCGATGCTTTGAGGAATGCGGATAAAGTATACATTGATACATATACAAATATTGTGCCTGATTTCTCACTTGACAAACTAGTTGGTCTAGTGGGTGAAGAGAAAGAATTTGTTATGGCTAAAAGAGAACTTCTCGAGGGAAAAAACATATATTATATTGTCGAAGAAGCATCTAAGAAAAATATCGCTATTCTAGTTCCAGGAGACCCATTCATAGCTACTACCCACGACGCCATAAGGGTTGAAGCATTGAGAAGAGGAGTAAAGATAAGAGTTGTCAATGGCTTATCTATTTATTCATTAGCACCTTCAAGAACAGGTCTTCAAGCCTATAGGTTTGGGAAAACAGTGACTCTTGTTTATCCCGATTATTTTAAACCATACTCTACTATTGAAACAATATATGATAATCTAGATAGAAACCTGCATACACTTCTTCTCCTAGACTTGAAGATTGAAGAAAACAAAGCTATGACTATTCCTGAAGCTATCGATATACTTATTGAACTTGATGAAAGAAGGGTTTTAGAAAATATTATAGGAGTAGGATTGGCACAGCTAGGCTCTTCTATGGAGAAAATAGTTGCTGATCGATTAGCTGACCTGAAAAAATATGCTTATCCCTCGCCTCCTCACTCCATAATAATTGTTGCCAAGCCTCATCCCGTCGAGCTCGATAATCTATACTATGTTTGTGGATTACCTGAACATCTTTATCGAAGATACAGTGTTTCGAAGACTTATCCATAA
- a CDS encoding radical SAM protein: MDSIVFGPVPSRRLGLSLGVNNVYNKYCSYSCVYCQAGRTTRLIIDRISFYDPYKLVEAVIREVEEKKPDVVSFVPNGEPTLDKNLGLEARLIKERISVPLAIFTNASLIYREDVVEDLLLFDIVSVKVDTVNEETWRKLNRPHPELSLEKILEGIINFSKKYRGKLITETMLVKNMNTSIEEYEGIADYLSNIRFDKAYIQAPIRPPAEKFVTIPDKDDFLIAYNIFAEKLGENRVEVLNYPEQPLFKFSENLVEEVLRTINVHPIRLDYLKYIADKRGANFEEILDKLLKTGKTMIAEYNGKKFIVPRRKT; encoded by the coding sequence ATGGATAGTATTGTTTTTGGACCTGTTCCTTCTAGGAGGCTTGGTTTGAGTTTGGGTGTAAATAATGTTTATAACAAGTATTGTAGTTATAGCTGTGTATATTGCCAGGCTGGAAGGACAACTAGGCTTATTATTGATAGGATAAGTTTTTATGACCCCTACAAGCTTGTTGAAGCTGTTATTAGAGAGGTTGAGGAGAAGAAGCCTGATGTGGTATCTTTTGTTCCAAATGGTGAACCCACACTTGATAAAAACCTTGGATTAGAAGCTAGGTTGATCAAGGAGAGGATAAGTGTTCCATTAGCAATATTTACAAATGCTTCTCTAATATATAGGGAAGACGTTGTCGAAGACCTATTATTATTTGATATAGTCTCTGTAAAAGTAGATACTGTAAACGAGGAGACTTGGAGAAAACTTAACAGACCCCATCCCGAGCTATCGCTTGAAAAAATTCTCGAGGGAATAATTAATTTCTCGAAGAAATACCGTGGAAAATTAATAACTGAAACAATGCTTGTCAAAAACATGAATACCAGTATCGAAGAATACGAGGGAATAGCGGATTATCTCTCAAATATAAGATTTGATAAAGCATATATTCAAGCACCCATAAGGCCTCCAGCAGAAAAATTCGTTACTATACCCGACAAGGATGATTTCTTGATCGCATACAATATTTTCGCTGAAAAACTTGGAGAGAACAGAGTAGAAGTGCTAAATTATCCTGAGCAACCCCTATTCAAATTCTCAGAAAACCTTGTAGAAGAGGTTTTAAGAACAATAAATGTTCACCCAATAAGACTTGACTATTTAAAATACATAGCTGATAAGAGAGGCGCCAACTTCGAGGAAATACTAGATAAACTATTGAAGACTGGGAAAACAATGATAGCAGAGTATAATGGGAAGAAATTCATTGTTCCCCGTAGAAAAACATGA
- a CDS encoding ABC transporter substrate-binding protein: MRKLIIYLLILAILLYPAYTGAIKTSISSVIVTDALGRTIVLNKTPEKVVSLAPSITETLFYLGLQRFIVGVDNISYTDPYFGIEEYVKNHNISPVGGYWWSTISVEKILALNPDIVFADKGAHQPLLNVLEQYNITVVYLNGGSAKSIQDIYSDLDIIAQVFNVSSNKISEFINDLETEINKYHNLIAEKGTIKALAVVGIYNGIWVAGKSTYIDDLLSRLGLINAAETIGWKAVNIETIAEWNPDIILVTSTGIDNQTLRNAGLYDLGVPVVLLNQTITDALSRPSPLIINVPRMIYSIIDEYFGSKTVTTTTTTTTTTTITTTTTMTTTTTTTTMATTSIESTTTNSPSNSIHTATEKEVEKGTDYIMITILVVSAFIIGLLLGYALFRKTR; this comes from the coding sequence ATGAGAAAGCTAATCATATACTTATTAATACTAGCAATACTGCTCTATCCAGCTTATACTGGAGCAATAAAAACCAGTATCTCCAGTGTTATAGTAACAGATGCTCTAGGTAGAACAATAGTTTTAAACAAAACACCTGAGAAAGTAGTATCATTGGCTCCAAGCATAACTGAAACATTATTCTATCTAGGATTACAAAGATTTATTGTTGGAGTTGATAACATATCATATACCGATCCATATTTTGGCATTGAAGAATATGTTAAAAACCATAATATCTCACCAGTCGGAGGATACTGGTGGAGCACAATATCCGTTGAGAAAATACTAGCATTAAACCCAGATATAGTGTTTGCTGACAAAGGAGCACACCAACCCTTACTAAACGTGCTAGAACAATATAATATCACAGTAGTATATCTCAACGGAGGCTCAGCTAAATCCATACAAGATATATATTCTGATTTAGACATTATCGCACAAGTATTCAATGTATCAAGTAATAAAATATCAGAGTTCATAAATGATCTCGAAACAGAAATCAATAAGTATCATAACTTAATCGCTGAGAAAGGAACAATTAAGGCATTGGCTGTAGTAGGAATTTATAATGGAATATGGGTTGCAGGTAAATCAACATATATAGATGACCTATTAAGTAGGCTAGGACTAATCAATGCTGCAGAAACAATTGGTTGGAAAGCTGTCAATATCGAAACCATTGCGGAATGGAATCCAGACATAATACTGGTTACAAGTACTGGGATCGATAATCAAACTCTTAGAAACGCTGGATTATACGATCTAGGCGTTCCAGTAGTATTGCTTAATCAAACAATAACCGATGCACTGAGCAGACCGAGTCCCTTAATAATTAATGTGCCAAGAATGATCTATAGTATTATAGATGAATATTTTGGAAGCAAAACAGTGACAACTACAACCACTACTACAACTACTACAACAATCACCACCACGACAACAATGACGACTACTACAACAACCACTACTATGGCCACAACCAGTATAGAATCAACAACTACAAATTCACCAAGCAATTCCATACATACCGCTACTGAGAAAGAGGTAGAGAAAGGAACAGATTATATAATGATAACTATACTCGTTGTCTCAGCGTTTATTATAGGCTTACTACTAGGTTATGCATTGTTCAGAAAAACAAGGTGA
- a CDS encoding ABC transporter ATP-binding protein → MDITIKEHMVTCIIGPNGAGKTTLLKTIAKITSYDGSIYIDGRELREYPLRTISKLISYVSQIEAVDILSLTVKEALLTARYPVSKAFFETSEDLRIVEEVSKMLQINDLLDRRLSELSSGELQRVVLGLGLVKKPKYLLLDEPDNHMDLNYKARLMEWIRDWRRFSNIILTTHDIMFGTDIGEYFVILHRGTPVFIGDKNDLLKHYDILEKIYGVKIARISVNGKTRLVPLYEIIS, encoded by the coding sequence ATAGATATTACTATAAAAGAACACATGGTAACATGTATTATCGGACCTAATGGCGCTGGAAAAACAACGTTGTTAAAAACAATTGCTAAAATAACAAGTTATGATGGATCAATATATATTGATGGAAGAGAACTACGTGAATATCCTCTCAGAACTATTTCGAAGCTAATATCTTATGTTTCACAAATAGAAGCTGTAGACATATTATCACTTACAGTTAAAGAAGCATTATTAACAGCTAGGTATCCAGTATCTAAAGCTTTCTTCGAGACAAGCGAGGATCTCAGAATAGTAGAGGAGGTTTCAAAAATGCTACAAATAAATGATCTACTTGATAGAAGACTCAGCGAGCTAAGCTCTGGAGAGCTTCAAAGAGTTGTGCTTGGCCTTGGACTAGTTAAGAAGCCGAAATATCTATTACTGGATGAACCAGATAACCACATGGATCTAAACTATAAGGCTCGCTTAATGGAATGGATCAGGGATTGGAGAAGGTTTTCAAACATTATATTAACAACGCATGATATAATGTTTGGCACTGATATAGGCGAATACTTTGTAATACTACATAGAGGAACGCCTGTCTTTATTGGAGATAAGAATGACTTATTAAAACACTATGATATCCTAGAAAAAATCTATGGTGTCAAAATTGCTAGGATAAGTGTTAACGGCAAAACTCGTTTAGTACCATTATATGAGATAATATCATAG
- a CDS encoding FecCD family ABC transporter permease, which produces MNTRTIFILISTFLLILLFITMYFSIYGGHPLSVLVLKYRFYRVIEAVTAGFVLGFAGAYLQASLRNPLVDHYILGIGSGALFTVYLAYLLFSSVQLLVYSSIAIIGGLTALAITVLIAESIGGGATSYVLAGLGVNSLFSGLSVLLSYFILTVNPYALYLLVGSFIVASPAYLPIIIFSIILVVTGYFPLAKPLNALILGDEYAYQLGYNPRIYRLASILLAGISSSLIVSCFGLIGFLGLVAPHIARLLVRSSDNRYVLFLSGLLASILLLITDDISRILLVSVTGEVPAGAIVSVFGAPFFLFLIVSRRRGGVR; this is translated from the coding sequence ATGAATACTAGGACAATATTTATTTTAATCTCTACTTTTTTACTCATATTATTATTTATAACTATGTATTTTTCTATATATGGAGGTCATCCATTAAGCGTTCTTGTTTTAAAATATAGGTTTTATAGAGTGATCGAAGCTGTTACTGCAGGTTTTGTACTGGGATTTGCTGGAGCTTATTTACAGGCTAGTTTGAGAAATCCTCTTGTAGACCATTATATTCTAGGTATTGGTAGTGGAGCTCTTTTCACTGTTTATTTAGCTTACTTGTTATTCTCATCTGTCCAGCTATTAGTTTATTCATCAATAGCTATTATTGGAGGATTAACAGCATTAGCGATCACGGTGCTCATAGCTGAATCTATTGGGGGAGGAGCAACATCTTATGTATTAGCGGGTCTCGGCGTTAACTCGTTGTTTTCAGGCTTATCTGTTCTATTATCATATTTTATATTAACAGTTAACCCATACGCATTATATTTACTTGTAGGCTCATTTATTGTTGCATCTCCTGCTTATCTCCCAATAATAATTTTCTCTATAATACTTGTTGTAACGGGTTATTTCCCACTGGCTAAGCCGTTGAATGCTCTTATACTAGGTGATGAATATGCTTATCAACTAGGATATAATCCTAGAATATATCGTTTAGCATCTATTCTATTAGCTGGAATATCTTCCTCGCTCATAGTTAGTTGTTTTGGATTAATCGGTTTTCTAGGATTAGTAGCACCACATATTGCTAGGCTATTGGTGAGAAGCAGTGATAATCGATACGTATTGTTTTTATCTGGTCTACTAGCTTCTATACTATTGTTGATAACCGATGATATCTCTAGAATACTCCTAGTATCAGTGACAGGAGAAGTTCCTGCAGGAGCTATAGTATCGGTCTTTGGCGCACCATTCTTTCTCTTCCTCATAGTTTCTCGTAGAAGAGGTGGGGTGAGATAA